The Cohaesibacter gelatinilyticus genome contains the following window.
GATTGTGCAGTTTTCTCCATCACCGCCTCAGCCGCATCAAAGCTCAGGCGCTGAAACTCCAAATCGGCATCAAGCGGCATCGTGCTTGCGAGCTTGATTGTGCCAGAATAGAGAAGCTGCTGGTTATGGCAGGAAGCAATGTCCATAACCAGAAAATCATCATCTGTACCGCTGATAATGTTACAGGTCAGATCCAGATCTGCACGCCGCTTTGCAACCTTCTCGGTGCCGACAGATTTCGAGACGAGACATTCGGCCCCGACCGTCTCAATGATTGACTGTCCCAGTTGGAAAGAGGAATGGCGCGCAATCAAAAAGTTCTGTGAATTCTCCTCAGCTTTAGCATACGGCAGGGCGTTACAACGAATGGTCAGAGGTTGGCGTGTTCCTGCAACGTCATGTGTCACAGGCCGTTTCACGGATCGAAAAAAGGACTGCATGTCCTGATGCCAGATTTGAAAGGCAGCATCAGGGATACACATGCCTTCCAGAAACTCCATGGACCCGTCCGAGGAAATATCCTCTAGGGACTGAATGTCAAAGACATCAGGTGCCAGCGCTACGGTTTGACGATTGGTATTAAGAAGAAGAGGTCCATCTGGTAGAATTTTGCGAATGGCCATAAGAGCTTGACGCAAACTGCCACTGGCTTGCTCGGGCGCGCGATCACTCCACAAATTTGCTTCCAGCCATCGTCGAGAACGCTCATGTGTGTTTGATGACGCCAGCATGGCCAGCAGCGCACAGGCGCGAATGCTGGATGGCGTGACATCCTGACCATCCTGCAAGAACACCTTAAAAGGCCCAAATAACTGCAATTTTACAATTGATTGAGACATACCCTCATCGCTCCCTTGTCCATGAAAACATACTTCCTGTCCAAAAAAAATGCTCGACATGGGGTCATTCGTGAATTTTTCGTGATTTCGCGCCTTTGAGGTCCTTCAAAAATTGACATCCGAAGCAATACCGAAAAATCATAGCTGGCAATTGTTTCCAGATTGAACAGGAGTGAAGCATGACAACAGAAGGCGGACATGGTGGGCATGGCGGCCATGGTGGACATGGCGGGCACGGAGGACATGGCGGGCACGGCGGACATGGTGGGCACGGCGGACATGGTGGGCATGGCGGCCACGGTGGGCATGGTGGGCACGGTGGACATGGCGGCCACGGAGAACACGCTGGAAGTGCAAGCTCCCCACTTCTGAATCTGGCACTTGCCAGCACTCGCGATGGCTTGCATCTTCACTGGGACAATGAAGTCCAGACGCCTGAGCCCAACCGTCAGGGTCGCAAAGCCTGGAGCGCATTTTCTACGATGGATCGTCGTGAACGCAATGCTGTGTTGGACACAAGCTTGCTATCAAATATCGCCATCCATATCCCGAACAATGACAAGAAAGCCCAGAACTCAAGAAAAGTCCGCATTTTTGGAAAAACAGCTTTGACGCTCACTCGTCCAACCGTCAAGGAGTTCCGCGATCAGCTGGATAGAGTCATGAGTTCGGCCCACCTACGCATGGATCGTCTCGAAGAGATCAATGTTCAAATTGGAGACATCACTTCCTTCTTCGGTAGCTTGATCTATTTGCAGGGCCACAGCACCAAATGGACACTGGAATTGATTGATGCTGTGCTCCGGCTTTGCTCCGCAATCGAATTTCCGCTTAAAATGCAATTTGATTGCCCTCGCCCGATCACGTTCGACAATCGCGTGCAACCTATCATTCAAACTCCGACCCATGGCACCTGGCCAAGCGGCCATGCAACCGAAGCATTTGCATTGGCAACAGTTCTGTCCGCACTGACCGGCAATGAAGATTGGGTATCGGCCAAGGATGGCCTGTTCCGACTGGCCGGTCGCATAGCAGACAACCGAACTGTTGCAGGAGTACATTTCCCTACCGACAGTTATGCTGGTGCCTTTTTGGGTGTAACCATCGGTCAATATGTCGTGGCCTGTTGTACCGGAAAAGACGAAAGTCTGGAAAAGCGCAGTTATCAAATTGGTGACGAAAATTGGCAAGATTTCATCCCATCTGAAATCGCAACCTTGCTTGGAGACAATGCAAACAATTGGTCCGGTGAACTAGAAAAGGTTGATCCTGTCCTCGGTCAACTTTGGAAAAAAGCGAAACAGGAGACCGATCTTTCATAGATCACGAGGAGGTCCCTGCCAGAATGGTTTTGGGCGCGCAATTCTTTGATTGCAGCTCCGCTGCATGGCGCAGTCCAAAACCATTTTGTGCAGCTTTCAGATTGCCCCAAATAGTAGAAGCCCGGTTCGGAGGTCCGAACCGGGCTTCATCTTGCGTGCATGATTTCTTCGCTCACCAACAGCTCAATCATCTTGTGAAGCAGCTATAATGTTGCCATTACCCACTTCATTTTGCCAGCCAGCAGAAGATCCCGCATCTCGATCAACTGCCAGGCACGCAAGGGGAGGACTCGGGTTCAAATATTCAAGATGCACCACATAGTCGCAATTGCCCTCCCCAATTCCCGTACATTTCTATTTCAACTGAATACATGCCATTCAAAAATCATGGCATTTCTAAAAACGATCTTCGCCCGGCTCCAATGGGTAGCGGGTATCAATCACGACATCTCCCAGTCGCGAAACATCATCTTCGGGAATGTTAGAAACATCGGGTTGTTCACCGTTAATCTCAGTGAGAGCCAGATTGCGAGCCTCCAAAGGAGCGGCCGCACTGGTTCCACTCAAACGAGACATGGACCCGCTGAGAGTTCCACAGGCCAATTTTCCAGCATGCACATCCTGGCGTTCTATTAAATGTGACCGCTTTGGTTGCTCACCAGACCAATCAGCCCCTTCCGAGCTATAGCCAGCAGGCAGATATTCATGCTTCTCACCCAACATGGCAGCGCCAACGCTAAAGATGCTATCCCCCAGTCCACCAGGCAATAAATGTGCAGTACTCAAAGCGCTATTGGTCCCCTTGTGAGTGATTGCTCCATCATCGGACAAACCGGAAAAATCTCTATTCCGCTGATCCCATTGATGCGAGTTGAAATTGTCAAAGTAGGATTGGCGACCGCCTTTGATATAGCCAGGGGCCGTATCACCCCGTTGAATTTGCAGAACAAATTCACGAGAGCCTGATACATCAATAATATCAAGTTTATAGGCTCCAGATGGTGCCATAACGCCACCCTCAATGCGATCCGCTGTCGGAGCCATGGCACACACCAGCATCGCTGGCTGCGTAACGCCTTTCTCAAAAGCTCTGGGTGGTACATGATAGAGCCTTCCGATAACGCACTCGTCATACTTGAGATCGGCATGGGTGCCCTGCTCTGGTGGAGCGCCCTCATAGACAATCTCGCCATTTGGCATTTTCAACACCATCAATGTGGTCGAAAGCAACTCGCTGTCGAAGGTTCTGGATGCGACGCCCCTGTGAACCGGACGAGAGCGGATTTCCAGATAACTGGTAGTGGGATCGTCGGGTTGCAGGACCCACTCCAGCAGATTGGGCAATGCCCCGAGAGGTTCTCCATGGCACAGCGTTGCAACCTGCTGAGATTCATATCTGTTTCCATACGGGAAAATGATATGGGTCCTGCGCCCCGTTGCCTTCCGCCACCTTTCGACAGTTTCTGCCAACGCATATTCCACAAAATGACTGCCATTTTTCGGGCCTGCCAAAAATCCCATGGACACTGTGATGATCAATGGCTCCTTCCCGCCATCAATCAAGTGAGCACGCGCCAAAATCCATCTTGCAGCCATCACCAGATAGGGGGCAAAACGCACTCCGGAGGTATCCTCCACCGTTTCTGGCGGCAATTGAACACCAAGCAATTTGAGGGTGTCCACCGGATCTCCCCTCTTTCCGAACGCCAGATCAGCTACCATTGTTCCATGACTGGATGCATAGGACAGGCTCTGATGCGCCTCCGTCCCAACAATATCTTCCATCAGCAACCGATAGATATCATCTTCCCGCTCACCCGCAGCAACCTGCCTGAGAAACGCGCCCAGGTCCTCATTCTCGAAAACACGACCGAGATGCACGCTGGAGATACTTTTCGAGGGCTTTTCAATCGCCTGCATCCAGAAGGACGCAAAGCGTGATTTCTCCTGATGTTCAGTAAAGGACTTGTTCAGAAATCCAATTCCATCATCAATGATTGCCATGATGGGGCCTGAATTATCGGCAAAGCCATGTTCAAGATCGATTGCATGCACCTCACCACTCATTGGAACGGCAAGACCGATATCCAGAATTTCAAAATGCTTGCTAAAGGACTTGATGCCCGTTTTGAGCAATCGTTCAACTTTGGAACTGGCCATGTAAACATACATCGCCGTTGGACGAAATTGCTCTGGAGCCTTGGAGGCTTGAGCACTCCACTCAACGTGAATAGCCACCGCTTCATGCAGATCAAGCACGATAACCGGATCAGATGTGCTATCCCCTTCCTCCACCAGTAGCTGAGAGATCCGAGAAGCGAGCTTCTGACGCAAACCGTCATGGGCCCTTGCTTGATCGGAATCAACTTTCAACAGATCGGATCGCTCAAAGAATTCATGTTTTTCTCTAATAAAAACGGGGTGATATAGATTTTCACCCGCTGTCGTCATGCGGTCAGATGCAACCTGCATAGCCCAATCGATATAGGGAGAAAGCAAAGCTGCTGAATTTTTATTTTTTTCCTGATCTGACATGAACACCCTCCTTGCCGACGACAGGTTCCAAGATTGCCGGGTGCTTCTGGACAGGTCAAACAAATCGGGCATCGAGGGTCAACTATTCGCGGAAGATTCACGCTACTCACATTTTAATTGGTGCAAGATAGCAGTGTTCGTCTGATTTGAAGCGCACCCCACCAAGACGGGAGAAGACAATAATTGATGTGCAGGTTT
Protein-coding sequences here:
- a CDS encoding phosphatase PAP2 family protein, yielding MTTEGGHGGHGGHGGHGGHGGHGGHGGHGGHGGHGGHGGHGGHGGHGGHGGHGEHAGSASSPLLNLALASTRDGLHLHWDNEVQTPEPNRQGRKAWSAFSTMDRRERNAVLDTSLLSNIAIHIPNNDKKAQNSRKVRIFGKTALTLTRPTVKEFRDQLDRVMSSAHLRMDRLEEINVQIGDITSFFGSLIYLQGHSTKWTLELIDAVLRLCSAIEFPLKMQFDCPRPITFDNRVQPIIQTPTHGTWPSGHATEAFALATVLSALTGNEDWVSAKDGLFRLAGRIADNRTVAGVHFPTDSYAGAFLGVTIGQYVVACCTGKDESLEKRSYQIGDENWQDFIPSEIATLLGDNANNWSGELEKVDPVLGQLWKKAKQETDLS